The Arachis duranensis cultivar V14167 chromosome 2, aradu.V14167.gnm2.J7QH, whole genome shotgun sequence genome has a window encoding:
- the LOC107475460 gene encoding cyclin-U2-1 produces MAYSSSSSLIISPRKLRYDLYSYSYQEDSNTPLVINVLASLIERSMARTQRIVKNYGSSSSYASPPSSSTFILSSKSKNTNIFDCREIPDMTIQSYLERIFRYTRAGPSVYVVAYVYIDRFCQNNPSFRINARNVHRLLITTIMMASKYVEDMNYRNSYFARVGGLTTNELNKLEVEFLFLMGFKLHVNVSVFESYCCHLEREVSIGGGYHIERTLRCAEQIKASQHTDDERGYTQIARVML; encoded by the exons atggcttattcttcttcttcttctttgataatTTCACCAAGGAAATTGCGCTATGACTTGTACTCTTATTCATACCAAGAAGATTCCAACACCCCATTAGTGATCAATGTTCTTGCTTCACTCATTGAGAGAAGCATGGCAAGGACACAAAGAATTGTGAAGAACTATGGCAGTTCTTCTTCTTATGcgtctcctccttcttcttcgaCTTTTATTTTGTCGTCGAAATCGAAGAACACAAACATATTTGATTGCAGAGAGATCCCTGACATGACAATCCAATCCTATTTGGAGAGGATCTTTAGGTACACAAGGGCAGGACCCTCTGTTTATGTTGTTGCATATGTTTATATTGATAGATTTTGTCAGAACAACCCTAGCTTTAGGATCAATGCAAGGAATGTTCATAGGCTCCTCATAACAACTATCATGATGGCTTCCAAGTATGTGGAGGACAT GAACTATAGGAATTCATATTTTGCAAGAGTGGGTGGATTGACAACAAATGAATTGAATAAATTGGAGGTAGAGTTCTTGTTCTTGATGGGGTTCAAATTGCATGTGAATGTGAGTGTGTTTGAGAGCTATTGTTGCCATTTAGAGAGAGAAGTTAGCATTGGAGGAGGGTACCACATCGAAAGAACACTGAGATGTGCTGAACAAATCAAAGCAAGTCAGCATACAGATGATGAAAGGGGCTACACTCAAATTGCACGTGTTATGTTGTAG